One region of Catenuloplanes indicus genomic DNA includes:
- a CDS encoding DNA polymerase III subunit gamma and tau, whose amino-acid sequence MALALYRKYRPRTFAEVIGQEHVTEPLSQALRSGRLNHAYLFSGPRGCGKTSSARILARSLNCEQGPTPEPCGVCTSCKSLANDGAGSIDVIEIDAASHGGVDDARELREKAFFAPANSRYKIYVIDEAHMVSSAGFNALLKLVEEPPEYVKFIFATTEPEKVLGTIKSRTHHYPFRLIPPSVLRPYLEQLCEAEGVKVEPAVFPLVVRAGGGSARDTLSVLDQLIAGAGEEGVTYARAVSLLGVTDSALIDDMIDSLAAADGASAFAAIDRVAEAGHDPRRFATDLLERLRDLIVMQQVPDAAAKGLIDGPADEIERMTTQAGRFGTATLSRAADIVHNGLVEMRGTTGPRLLLELITARMLLPGADDSTSALLQRLERMERHLAAGGGTPQNPPAVRSQPAPVSLGASGSHPAAEASVPAGPGPESGLDPRAAARQAAARSSGGGQAAARQAAAQAGAPAQGRRPAAAQAAGAPVSPAAPAVQPGAAQAEPARPGHSPSGPAQAGPSPAAPSQAGASQAGPAQGGTAQGGPAQTGSVQGSPAQTGPAQGSHAESGPAQSGSMQGGPVQAPAGQAAPAASPAAVVDEPAASPDGVDVAELRSRWWPEAHAYVNARNKRAGAVLRDATVRTVEGDTLVLSFRLPNHIDLFAGTPGGMDLVREAFYELLGVRWQVRCVPAGPAGEPDAPTGRGGRAPAQRQSTGQSQPGHPTPPSAPTRSLSESDARSGPSPGPSPASTTAAEDAGWPTPAAIPSTPPPTADRPGAESPHPAPGGPHPSRTDTAPASAEAGTAVTDDGRPTPAQPGIDSARRDSHPVRPGTSPAADDGWPAPAQPGSTPAQPEPAGGPNPAHSGSAGEQTGDDGWPAPAAPGSGGVGDDGDWPEPVRPGTVASTVDDSGWPEPVTAGGGAASDEGWPEPVQAGGPAATSPERSGGPAPVAADGVPRRATAGGLAAARAAAAASRGKQAANGGGQRGAAEARPGAAENPAATVPAGTPVSAGSGPAVATGGGAWDDFPADEEPPYDPEYDGPAPPDNGVAGRGGFSARTSARPAAAGSGPASPGNGFSSAGGAPAPPADGGPGPAGGSFSFPASAGGGPSAAASSGAVSGGAASGPAASGGAVFPVPSAAAVAGASASGVSTSAATAPAGRAAGPGSPNPAIASAKAAASRAAANAAAAAQGRGGAAKQPAAATAEAPRPTQGRAAAAVAAANAAAAAAAAAQASQPAETSAKEFEGFDPGDEPLDEVIDEQAARQSSEEQAFLLLKQAFGAEKITEM is encoded by the coding sequence GTGGCGTTGGCCCTCTACCGCAAGTATCGACCGCGGACGTTTGCCGAGGTCATCGGGCAGGAGCACGTCACCGAGCCGCTCAGCCAGGCGCTGCGCAGCGGCCGGCTGAACCATGCGTACCTGTTCTCCGGGCCGCGCGGCTGCGGCAAGACGAGCTCGGCGCGCATCCTGGCCCGCTCGCTCAACTGTGAGCAGGGGCCGACGCCGGAGCCGTGCGGGGTGTGCACGTCCTGCAAGTCACTGGCGAACGACGGCGCCGGCTCGATCGACGTGATCGAGATCGACGCGGCCAGCCACGGTGGTGTCGACGACGCGCGTGAGCTGCGGGAGAAGGCGTTCTTCGCGCCGGCCAACAGCCGCTACAAGATCTACGTGATCGACGAGGCGCACATGGTCTCGTCGGCCGGCTTCAACGCGCTGCTCAAGCTGGTCGAGGAGCCGCCGGAGTACGTGAAGTTCATCTTCGCGACCACCGAGCCGGAGAAGGTGCTGGGCACGATCAAGTCCCGCACCCACCACTACCCGTTTCGGCTGATCCCGCCGAGCGTGCTCCGGCCGTACCTGGAGCAGCTCTGCGAGGCCGAGGGCGTCAAGGTGGAGCCGGCGGTGTTCCCGCTGGTCGTCCGGGCCGGCGGCGGCAGCGCGCGAGACACGCTCTCCGTGCTCGACCAGCTGATCGCGGGCGCCGGCGAGGAGGGCGTGACGTACGCCCGTGCGGTCTCACTGCTCGGCGTCACCGACTCCGCGCTGATCGACGACATGATCGATTCGCTGGCCGCCGCGGACGGCGCGTCCGCGTTCGCCGCGATCGACCGGGTCGCCGAGGCCGGTCACGACCCGCGCCGCTTCGCCACCGACCTGCTCGAACGGCTCCGCGACCTGATCGTCATGCAGCAGGTGCCGGACGCCGCCGCCAAGGGCCTGATCGACGGCCCCGCCGACGAGATCGAGCGGATGACCACGCAGGCCGGCCGCTTCGGCACCGCAACGCTCTCCCGCGCCGCCGACATCGTGCACAACGGCCTGGTCGAGATGCGCGGCACCACCGGCCCCCGCCTGCTGCTCGAGTTGATCACCGCTCGCATGCTGCTGCCCGGCGCGGACGACTCCACCAGCGCGCTGCTGCAACGCCTGGAGCGGATGGAGCGGCACCTGGCCGCGGGCGGCGGAACACCGCAAAACCCTCCGGCGGTACGCAGCCAGCCCGCACCCGTCTCTCTCGGCGCTTCCGGCTCCCACCCGGCCGCCGAGGCCTCGGTCCCGGCCGGTCCCGGCCCGGAGTCCGGGCTCGATCCGCGTGCGGCGGCGCGTCAGGCCGCGGCCCGCTCGTCCGGCGGCGGTCAGGCCGCGGCCCGGCAGGCGGCCGCGCAGGCCGGGGCGCCCGCACAGGGGCGCCGTCCCGCCGCCGCGCAGGCCGCTGGCGCTCCGGTCTCCCCGGCCGCTCCCGCTGTCCAGCCCGGCGCGGCTCAGGCCGAGCCTGCCCGGCCGGGGCATTCCCCGTCCGGTCCGGCACAGGCAGGTCCGTCCCCGGCCGCTCCTTCGCAGGCTGGCGCCTCCCAGGCCGGTCCGGCGCAGGGCGGCACGGCGCAGGGCGGCCCGGCGCAGACCGGTTCGGTGCAGGGCAGCCCCGCGCAGACCGGTCCGGCGCAGGGCAGCCACGCGGAGAGCGGTCCGGCGCAGAGCGGCTCGATGCAGGGTGGTCCGGTGCAGGCGCCGGCCGGGCAGGCGGCTCCGGCGGCGTCGCCGGCCGCGGTCGTCGACGAGCCGGCCGCGTCGCCCGACGGCGTGGATGTGGCCGAACTCCGCAGCCGGTGGTGGCCGGAGGCACACGCTTACGTGAACGCGCGCAACAAGCGCGCCGGTGCCGTCCTGCGCGACGCCACGGTACGCACCGTCGAGGGCGACACGCTGGTCCTCTCGTTCCGGCTGCCGAACCACATCGACCTCTTCGCCGGTACGCCCGGCGGCATGGACCTGGTCCGCGAGGCCTTCTACGAGCTGCTCGGCGTCCGCTGGCAGGTCCGTTGCGTTCCGGCTGGCCCGGCGGGCGAGCCGGATGCACCCACCGGCCGCGGCGGTCGCGCCCCGGCCCAGCGCCAGTCGACCGGCCAGTCCCAGCCCGGGCACCCCACCCCCCCGTCCGCGCCCACGCGCTCGTTATCCGAGTCGGACGCGAGATCGGGGCCGTCACCGGGACCGTCCCCCGCGTCCACCACGGCGGCCGAGGACGCGGGCTGGCCCACCCCTGCCGCCATCCCCAGCACACCTCCGCCCACCGCCGACCGGCCCGGCGCGGAGTCGCCCCACCCTGCCCCCGGCGGCCCGCACCCGTCACGGACGGACACCGCGCCCGCCTCGGCCGAGGCCGGCACCGCGGTCACCGACGACGGCCGGCCCACGCCCGCTCAGCCCGGCATCGACTCGGCTCGCCGGGACAGCCACCCCGTCCGGCCCGGCACCAGCCCGGCCGCCGACGACGGCTGGCCGGCCCCGGCTCAGCCGGGAAGCACGCCGGCTCAGCCCGAACCCGCAGGCGGGCCGAACCCGGCGCACTCCGGATCGGCCGGTGAGCAGACCGGCGATGATGGCTGGCCGGCTCCGGCAGCGCCGGGCAGCGGCGGTGTGGGTGACGACGGCGACTGGCCGGAGCCGGTGCGGCCGGGAACCGTAGCCAGCACGGTGGATGACAGCGGCTGGCCGGAACCGGTTACCGCGGGAGGCGGAGCGGCTTCCGACGAGGGCTGGCCGGAGCCGGTGCAGGCCGGCGGGCCGGCTGCCACGAGTCCGGAGCGGTCCGGCGGTCCGGCCCCGGTCGCTGCGGACGGCGTGCCGCGGCGTGCGACCGCGGGTGGACTCGCGGCGGCGCGTGCGGCAGCGGCGGCTTCTCGCGGTAAGCAAGCGGCGAACGGCGGCGGCCAGCGTGGCGCCGCCGAAGCCCGGCCGGGTGCGGCGGAGAATCCGGCGGCGACTGTCCCGGCGGGAACACCGGTGTCAGCCGGTTCCGGTCCGGCGGTCGCGACCGGTGGCGGCGCCTGGGACGACTTCCCGGCGGACGAGGAACCGCCCTATGACCCGGAGTACGACGGCCCGGCGCCACCGGACAACGGTGTCGCCGGCCGTGGCGGCTTCTCAGCGCGCACGTCGGCACGCCCGGCGGCGGCCGGCAGCGGTCCGGCCTCGCCCGGGAACGGGTTCTCGTCGGCAGGCGGCGCCCCGGCGCCACCGGCCGACGGCGGTCCGGGACCGGCGGGGGGCAGTTTCTCGTTCCCGGCTTCCGCGGGCGGCGGTCCGTCCGCCGCGGCTTCCAGTGGAGCAGTTTCCGGCGGCGCGGCTTCCGGCCCAGCGGCTTCCGGCGGGGCTGTTTTCCCGGTGCCTTCCGCGGCTGCGGTGGCCGGTGCTTCCGCGTCGGGTGTCTCGACGTCGGCTGCGACGGCGCCGGCGGGGCGGGCCGCGGGTCCGGGCTCGCCGAACCCGGCGATCGCGAGTGCCAAGGCGGCGGCGAGCCGGGCGGCGGCGAACGCGGCCGCGGCGGCGCAGGGGCGGGGCGGGGCGGCCAAGCAGCCGGCGGCTGCCACGGCGGAGGCGCCGCGGCCCACCCAGGGACGGGCCGCAGCGGCGGTGGCGGCCGCCAACGCGGCCGCGGCAGCGGCTGCGGCCGCGCAGGCCAGTCAGCCGGCGGAGACGTCGGCGAAAGAGTTCGAGGGCTTCGACCCGGGCGACGAGCCGCTGGACGAGGTCATCGACGAGCAGGCCGCGCGCCAGAGCAGTGAGGAACAGGCTTTCCTCCTGCTCAAGCAGGCATTCGGCGCCGAAAAGATCACCGAGATGTGA
- a CDS encoding YbaB/EbfC family nucleoid-associated protein, with protein MQQLMKQAAKLQQAAQAAQAELAEAEVTGTAGGGLVTVTMAGTGEVRSVKIDPKVIDPDDPETLEDTVLAALHNAAEGVRALTEEKMGPVTGGLGGLGMGF; from the coding sequence ATGCAGCAGTTGATGAAGCAGGCGGCGAAGTTGCAGCAGGCGGCGCAGGCCGCGCAGGCGGAGCTGGCGGAGGCCGAGGTCACCGGGACGGCCGGTGGTGGTCTGGTGACGGTCACGATGGCCGGAACCGGTGAGGTGCGGTCCGTGAAGATCGATCCGAAGGTGATCGATCCGGACGACCCGGAGACGCTGGAGGACACGGTGCTGGCGGCGCTGCACAACGCGGCGGAGGGGGTGCGCGCGCTGACCGAGGAGAAGATGGGACCGGTCACGGGCGGGCTCGGCGGCCTCGGCATGGGGTTCTGA
- the recR gene encoding recombination mediator RecR, which translates to MYEGAIQDLIDELGRLPGVGPKSAQRIAFHILSSDTADVARLAAALHKVKDSVRFCTVCYNVAEEEQCRICRDPRRGNEVLCVVEEPKDVVAIERTGEFRGRYHVLGGAINPLEGIGPDNLKIRELLMRLGNGDVKELILATDPNTEGEATATYLALMVKPMGIAVTRLASGLPVGGDLEYADEITLGRAFEGRRAV; encoded by the coding sequence ATGTACGAGGGTGCCATTCAGGATCTGATCGACGAGCTGGGACGCCTGCCCGGCGTGGGTCCGAAGAGCGCCCAGCGGATCGCGTTCCACATCCTGTCCTCGGACACGGCGGACGTGGCGAGGCTGGCGGCGGCGCTGCACAAGGTCAAGGACTCGGTGCGCTTCTGTACGGTCTGTTACAACGTGGCCGAGGAGGAGCAGTGCCGGATCTGCCGTGACCCGCGCCGCGGCAACGAGGTGCTGTGCGTGGTCGAGGAGCCGAAGGACGTGGTGGCGATCGAGCGGACCGGCGAGTTCCGCGGCCGCTATCACGTGCTCGGCGGCGCCATCAATCCGCTGGAGGGGATCGGGCCGGACAACCTGAAGATCCGGGAGCTGCTTATGCGCCTGGGGAACGGGGACGTCAAGGAGCTGATCCTGGCCACGGATCCGAACACGGAGGGCGAGGCGACCGCGACCTACCTGGCGCTGATGGTGAAGCCGATGGGTATCGCGGTGACGCGGCTGGCCAGCGGGTTGCCGGTGGGTGGCGACCTGGAGTACGCGGACGAGATCACGCTGGGCAGAGCGTTCGAGGGGCGTCGCGCGGTGTAA
- a CDS encoding ABC transporter permease gives MVSGPGASLSEESTHDVADPAEGAASTNGKAIEGRSLRQIAWRRFKRDKVAMAGGGFVIFLVLVAFLASPIVKLIGHPIDAFNNDLIDPTLGLPIGPLGGISGEHWLGVEPTSGRDIFSRIIYGAQTSIFVAFLAAAVSTVIGAILGLAAGFVGGWVDAVISRVMDFLLAFPQLLFSIALVSVLPDTFFGLDGRWSRMSVLIGVIGFFGWPYIGRIVRGQVLSLREREFIEASRSLGARTGRILFRELLPNLAAPILVYTTLIIPTNIITEASLSFLGVGIEAPNPSWGGMLYDAKSYYQSDPMYMIIPGVCIFITVLAFNLFGDGLRDALDPKAH, from the coding sequence ATGGTCAGTGGACCGGGCGCGTCCCTCTCGGAGGAGTCGACGCACGACGTCGCCGATCCGGCTGAAGGTGCTGCCAGCACGAACGGCAAGGCCATCGAGGGGCGTTCGCTGCGCCAGATCGCATGGCGGCGGTTCAAGCGTGACAAGGTCGCGATGGCGGGCGGTGGCTTCGTCATCTTCCTGGTGCTCGTCGCGTTCCTCGCTTCCCCGATCGTGAAGCTGATCGGCCACCCGATCGACGCGTTCAACAACGATCTGATCGACCCGACGCTGGGCCTGCCGATCGGCCCGTTGGGCGGCATCAGCGGCGAGCACTGGCTGGGCGTCGAGCCGACCTCCGGCCGCGACATCTTCAGCCGCATCATCTACGGCGCGCAGACCTCCATCTTCGTGGCGTTCCTGGCCGCGGCGGTGTCCACGGTGATCGGTGCGATCCTGGGTCTGGCGGCCGGCTTCGTCGGCGGCTGGGTGGACGCGGTGATCAGCCGGGTGATGGACTTCCTGCTGGCCTTCCCGCAGCTGCTCTTCTCGATCGCGCTGGTCTCGGTGCTGCCGGACACGTTCTTCGGGCTGGACGGCCGCTGGTCGCGGATGTCCGTCCTGATCGGCGTGATCGGCTTCTTCGGCTGGCCGTACATCGGGCGTATCGTCCGCGGTCAGGTGCTGTCGCTGCGCGAGCGGGAGTTCATCGAGGCGTCGCGCAGCCTGGGTGCCCGCACCGGGCGCATCCTGTTCCGGGAGCTGCTGCCGAACCTGGCCGCGCCGATCCTGGTCTACACCACCCTGATCATCCCGACGAACATCATCACCGAGGCGTCGCTCAGCTTCCTCGGTGTCGGCATCGAGGCGCCCAACCCCTCGTGGGGCGGCATGCTCTACGACGCCAAGAGCTACTACCAGTCGGACCCGATGTACATGATCATCCCCGGCGTGTGCATCTTCATCACCGTGCTGGCCTTCAACCTGTTCGGCGACGGACTCCGCGATGCCCTGGACCCCAAGGCTCACTGA
- a CDS encoding ABC transporter substrate-binding protein, whose amino-acid sequence MSSKRKALVAATAAVALGLTAACGNSGGSNSSNGGAKNAQNAALTDVLNVSDKKGGTLELWSSQDVDSLDPARGYYAFVWNLNRLYTRTLVSYDAKPGDAGMKLVPDLATAEGALSNDGKTYTYTLRDGLKFDDGTPITSKDVKYGIERIFAQDVVSGGPVYLIEQLDQGQEYPGPYKDSDPNKLGLKSVQTPDDKTIVFNLKQPYADFPYLLAMPGAGPVPAARDTGAQYGTKPASSGPYKIEAYAPGKSIKWVRNEHWDQASDPLRKALPDAINMTITTNADDMDQRLIAGTADIDAAQTGVQAAARTKILQDETLKANSDTPTTGFIRYAAMSTSVAPFDNVDCRKAVMLASDPTSLQTARGGPIAGGDIGVNMLPPNIPGSEPDYDPYNRKQGKPQVDAAKQALAACGQPNGFSTKIAVRNNKPAEVKTAEALQAALKAVGIDAAIDQIDGAQASSITGSPTVVKQKGYGLIISGWAADYPSGAGYLQPLVDSRYILQNGNFNFAEIKDPAIDALFDQAKTVPPAEAAAIYTQINHKVMEGAYILPFVVDKALNYRNPRLTNVYIHQFWGMYDFQALGVS is encoded by the coding sequence GTGTCTAGTAAGAGGAAGGCGTTGGTCGCCGCCACGGCGGCCGTCGCCCTGGGACTCACCGCGGCATGCGGTAACAGCGGCGGGTCGAACTCGTCGAACGGTGGTGCCAAGAACGCTCAGAACGCGGCGCTCACCGACGTGCTGAACGTGTCCGACAAGAAGGGCGGCACCCTCGAGCTCTGGAGCTCGCAGGACGTCGACAGCCTCGACCCCGCCCGTGGCTACTACGCGTTCGTGTGGAACCTGAACCGGCTCTACACCCGCACGCTGGTCTCCTACGACGCGAAGCCGGGCGACGCCGGTATGAAGCTCGTGCCGGACCTGGCCACGGCCGAGGGTGCGCTCAGCAACGACGGCAAGACCTACACCTACACGCTGCGTGACGGCCTGAAGTTCGACGACGGTACGCCGATCACGTCGAAGGACGTCAAGTACGGCATCGAGCGCATCTTCGCGCAGGACGTCGTCTCCGGCGGCCCGGTCTACCTGATCGAGCAGCTGGACCAGGGCCAGGAGTACCCCGGCCCGTACAAGGACTCGGACCCGAACAAGCTGGGCCTGAAGTCCGTGCAGACGCCGGACGACAAGACCATCGTCTTCAACCTGAAGCAGCCGTACGCGGACTTCCCGTACCTGCTGGCGATGCCGGGCGCGGGCCCGGTGCCGGCCGCCCGGGACACCGGCGCGCAGTACGGCACGAAGCCGGCCTCGTCCGGCCCCTACAAGATCGAGGCGTACGCGCCGGGCAAGTCGATCAAGTGGGTCCGTAACGAGCACTGGGACCAGGCCTCGGACCCGCTGCGCAAGGCGCTGCCGGACGCGATCAACATGACGATCACGACCAACGCCGATGACATGGACCAGCGTCTGATCGCCGGCACCGCCGACATCGACGCCGCGCAGACCGGCGTGCAGGCCGCGGCCCGCACGAAGATCCTGCAGGACGAGACGCTGAAGGCGAACTCGGACACCCCGACCACCGGCTTCATCCGGTACGCCGCGATGTCCACCAGCGTGGCGCCGTTCGACAACGTCGACTGCCGTAAGGCCGTCATGCTCGCCTCGGACCCGACCTCGCTGCAGACCGCGCGCGGTGGCCCGATCGCCGGTGGTGACATCGGCGTCAACATGCTGCCGCCGAACATCCCGGGCTCGGAGCCGGACTACGACCCGTACAACCGCAAGCAGGGCAAGCCGCAGGTCGACGCCGCCAAGCAGGCGCTCGCCGCGTGTGGCCAGCCGAACGGCTTCTCCACCAAGATCGCCGTCCGGAACAACAAGCCGGCCGAGGTCAAGACCGCCGAGGCGCTGCAGGCCGCGCTCAAGGCCGTCGGCATCGACGCCGCGATCGACCAGATCGACGGTGCGCAGGCCAGCTCGATCACCGGCTCGCCGACCGTGGTGAAGCAGAAGGGCTACGGCCTGATCATCTCCGGCTGGGCGGCGGACTACCCGTCGGGCGCCGGTTACCTGCAGCCGCTGGTCGACAGCCGCTACATCCTGCAGAACGGCAACTTCAACTTCGCCGAGATCAAGGACCCCGCGATCGACGCGCTGTTCGACCAGGCCAAGACGGTTCCGCCGGCTGAGGCTGCCGCGATCTACACGCAGATCAACCACAAGGTGATGGAGGGCGCGTACATCCTGCCCTTCGTCGTCGACAAGGCCCTCAACTACCGCAACCCGCGCCTGACCAACGTCTACATCCACCAGTTCTGGGGCATGTACGACTTCCAGGCGCTCGGCGTCTCCTGA
- a CDS encoding ABC transporter permease — translation MFAYVVRRLINVVFTLLVITLVTFGVFFLVPKLTGSDPALLYIGKTADPVALEGIRTKLGLDDPIHVQYGKFLQGIVMGREYDNGPDVTQCNAPCFGYSFKTDQEVWPYLIDRLPVTLSLALGAAILWVLGGIGAGVISALRKGRPADRIVMTTALAGVSLPIYFTGLVAAAIFSYWLGWLPPPGYVDFAVSPVEWALNLVLPWITLAFLFAATYARLTRANMLETLSEDYIRTARAKGLRERDVVGKHALRSGLTPLITVFGLDLGSLLGGAILTETTFNLRGLGEATLTSIRQNDLPIILGVTLFAAFFIVIANLVVDLLYAAVDPRVRLS, via the coding sequence GTGTTCGCTTACGTCGTTCGGCGACTGATCAACGTCGTCTTCACGCTGCTGGTCATCACGCTCGTGACCTTCGGCGTCTTCTTCCTGGTGCCGAAGCTGACCGGCAGTGACCCCGCCCTGCTGTACATCGGCAAGACGGCGGACCCGGTCGCGCTGGAGGGCATCCGGACGAAGCTGGGTCTCGACGACCCGATCCACGTGCAGTACGGCAAGTTCCTGCAGGGCATCGTCATGGGCCGGGAGTACGACAACGGCCCGGACGTCACGCAGTGCAACGCCCCCTGCTTCGGCTACTCGTTCAAGACCGATCAGGAGGTGTGGCCGTACCTGATCGACCGCCTCCCGGTCACGCTCTCGCTGGCGCTGGGCGCCGCGATCCTCTGGGTGCTCGGTGGCATCGGTGCCGGCGTCATCTCGGCGCTGCGCAAGGGCCGCCCCGCCGACCGGATCGTGATGACGACCGCGCTCGCCGGCGTCTCGCTCCCCATCTACTTCACCGGCCTGGTCGCCGCCGCAATCTTCAGCTACTGGCTGGGCTGGCTGCCGCCGCCCGGGTACGTCGACTTCGCGGTGAGCCCGGTCGAGTGGGCGCTCAACCTCGTCCTCCCGTGGATCACCCTGGCGTTCCTGTTCGCCGCGACGTACGCGCGTCTGACCCGGGCGAACATGCTGGAGACGCTGAGCGAGGACTACATCCGCACCGCGCGCGCCAAGGGCCTGCGGGAGCGCGACGTGGTCGGCAAGCACGCGCTGCGCTCCGGCCTCACGCCGCTGATCACCGTGTTCGGCCTGGACCTCGGCAGCCTCCTCGGCGGCGCCATCCTGACCGAGACAACGTTCAACCTCCGCGGCCTGGGCGAGGCCACGCTGACCTCGATCCGGCAGAACGACCTGCCGATCATCCTCGGCGTCACGCTCTTCGCCGCGTTCTTCATCGTCATCGCCAACCTGGTCGTCGACCTGCTCTACGCCGCTGTCGACCCGCGCGTCCGGCTGAGCTGA
- a CDS encoding ABC transporter ATP-binding protein, producing the protein MTTSVPVTEIGPADISPPKSFLEVRDLRVQFATDDGIVKSVDGVSFALERGKTLGIVGESGSGKSVTSLAILGLHRTRSNATVGGEIWLDGEELVKADNERVRRLRGRKMSMIFQDPLSAMHPYYTIGQQIVEAYRIHHGGSKKAAKQRAIDMLARVGIPQPTRRVDDYPHQFSGGMRQRAMIAMALVNNPELLIADEPTTALDVTVQAQILDLIRDLQEEFGSAVIMITHDLGVVAELADDILVMYGGKAVERGPAETVFRTPEHPYTWGLLGSMPRLDREVRDRLNPIKGTPPSLINLPSGCSFHPRCPYAGRNGDRSFTERPELVGSTHAVACHMPAELRREIFTQEVSPNL; encoded by the coding sequence ATGACCACTTCCGTGCCTGTCACCGAGATCGGCCCGGCCGACATCTCGCCGCCGAAGTCCTTCCTCGAGGTGCGCGACCTGCGCGTGCAGTTCGCGACGGACGACGGCATCGTCAAGTCCGTGGACGGCGTCTCGTTCGCGCTGGAGCGGGGCAAGACGCTCGGCATCGTCGGCGAGTCCGGCTCCGGTAAGAGCGTGACCAGCCTGGCCATCCTCGGCCTGCACCGCACCCGCAGCAACGCCACCGTCGGCGGCGAGATCTGGCTGGACGGCGAGGAGCTCGTCAAGGCCGACAACGAGCGGGTACGCCGGCTGCGCGGCCGCAAGATGTCGATGATCTTCCAGGACCCGCTGTCCGCGATGCACCCGTATTACACGATCGGTCAGCAGATCGTGGAGGCGTACCGAATCCACCACGGCGGCAGCAAGAAGGCCGCCAAGCAGCGCGCGATCGACATGCTGGCCCGGGTCGGCATCCCGCAGCCCACGCGCCGCGTCGACGACTACCCGCACCAGTTCTCCGGTGGTATGCGGCAGCGCGCCATGATCGCGATGGCGCTGGTCAACAACCCGGAACTGCTGATCGCGGACGAGCCGACCACCGCGCTCGACGTGACCGTGCAGGCGCAGATCCTCGACCTGATCCGGGATCTGCAGGAGGAGTTCGGCTCCGCGGTCATCATGATCACGCACGACCTGGGTGTGGTGGCCGAGCTGGCCGACGACATCCTGGTCATGTACGGCGGCAAGGCGGTCGAGCGCGGACCGGCCGAGACCGTGTTCCGCACGCCGGAGCACCCGTACACCTGGGGTCTGCTCGGCTCCATGCCGCGACTGGACCGCGAGGTCCGGGACCGGCTCAACCCGATCAAGGGTACGCCGCCGTCGCTGATCAACCTGCCGTCCGGCTGCTCCTTCCACCCGCGCTGTCCCTACGCGGGCCGTAACGGCGACCGTTCGTTCACCGAGCGCCCCGAGCTCGTCGGCTCGACGCACGCGGTCGCCTGTCACATGCCGGCCGAGCTGCGCCGCGAGATCTTCACCCAGGAAGTGAGCCCGAACCTGTGA
- a CDS encoding ABC transporter ATP-binding protein encodes MSTPLLEVSGLQKHFPITAGLLRRQVAAVRAVDGIDLTVHKGETLGLVGESGCGKSTAGRLITRILEPTGGKVTFDGRDITHVKGGALRGLRQDVQMIFQDPYSSLNPRHTVGTIIAAPLQIQKIPTPQGEKKAVQELLEMVGLNPEHYNRYPHEFSGGQRQRIGIARALALKPKMIVADEPVSALDVSIQAQVVNLLDDLQRELDLTYLFIAHDLSVVRHISDRVAVMYLGKVVEVAPRDDLYAHPRHPYTVALMSAVPVPDPSRRDKAQRERVLLTGDVPSPIDPPSGCRFRTRCWKAQDVCATEEPPLAVLADGHQVACHFPVSDEEQHASGTGRSAAAAAAAAVATADSADSVDQD; translated from the coding sequence GTGAGCACTCCTCTTCTTGAAGTGTCTGGCCTCCAGAAGCACTTCCCGATCACGGCCGGCCTGCTGCGGCGCCAGGTCGCGGCGGTCCGCGCGGTGGACGGCATCGACCTGACCGTGCACAAGGGCGAGACGCTCGGCCTGGTCGGCGAGTCCGGCTGCGGCAAGTCCACGGCCGGTCGCCTGATCACCCGGATCCTGGAGCCGACCGGTGGCAAGGTCACGTTCGACGGGCGGGACATCACCCACGTCAAGGGCGGTGCGCTACGCGGCCTGCGCCAGGACGTTCAGATGATTTTCCAGGACCCGTACTCGTCGCTGAATCCGCGGCACACGGTCGGCACGATCATCGCGGCGCCGCTACAGATCCAGAAGATCCCGACGCCGCAGGGCGAGAAGAAGGCGGTCCAGGAGCTGCTGGAGATGGTCGGGCTCAACCCCGAGCACTACAACCGCTACCCGCACGAGTTCTCCGGCGGTCAGCGGCAGCGCATCGGCATCGCCCGTGCGCTGGCGCTCAAGCCGAAGATGATCGTCGCGGACGAGCCGGTCTCCGCGCTGGACGTCTCCATCCAGGCCCAGGTCGTCAACCTGCTCGACGACCTGCAGCGGGAACTGGACCTGACGTACCTGTTCATCGCGCACGACCTGTCCGTGGTGCGGCACATCTCGGACCGGGTCGCGGTCATGTACCTCGGCAAGGTGGTCGAGGTGGCACCGCGGGACGACCTGTACGCGCACCCGCGGCACCCGTACACGGTGGCGCTGATGTCGGCCGTGCCGGTGCCGGACCCGTCCCGGCGGGACAAGGCGCAGCGCGAACGGGTGCTGCTCACCGGCGACGTGCCGAGCCCGATCGACCCGCCGTCCGGCTGCCGGTTCCGTACCCGCTGCTGGAAGGCGCAGGACGTGTGCGCGACCGAGGAACCGCCGCTGGCCGTGCTCGCCGACGGCCACCAGGTCGCCTGCCACTTCCCGGTCAGCGACGAGGAGCAGCACGCGTCCGGCACCGGCCGGTCCGCCGCGGCGGCGGCAGCGGCCGCGGTCGCCACGGCCGACTCCGCGGACTCCGTCGACCAGGACTGA